Part of the Propionimicrobium sp. PCR01-08-3 genome, TCGGTCGTGGTGCTGATGCCGGCGGACGCGAGCCCGGCCAGTTTGCCGGCGTCCGCCGGAATACCGGCCAGGGTGACTTCGGCACCGCTGGCCCTCGCAACCTGAGCCGATAGGTAGCCCATCGGGCCCGGGCCGGTGACCAGCACTTTGTGACCTGCTTTGATGCTGCTGCGCAACAGCAGGGCATTGCATGCGCAGGCCAGTGGCTCGGCAAGTGCGGCTATCTCGTCCGGGACGCCGTTCGGGACCTCGTGCAGGTTGAGCACCGGTACGACGACCTGCTCGGCAAATCCGCCATCTCGGAACGATCCGATCGACTCGCGGTTCTCGCACATATTGCGGCGTCCGGCCCGGCACATCTCGCAGCGTTCGCAGCACCGGAAGAAGGTCTCGGTGACCACCCGTTTGCCAACCCAGCCGGCGTCTTCCACCGAGCCGACCCGGGTGACGCGTCCGAGTACCTCGTGGCCCATGACCACCGGCGGGTTCACCTTGTATTCGTCGCGCATCACGTGCAGGTCGGTGCCGCACACACCGGTATAGATCACCTCGAGCAACGCCTGACCTGGCCCGGGCACCGGCGCCGGAACATCCCGGAGCTCCACATGGTCGGCGCCGGGAGCGTACTTCACTACGGCTCTCACGAACGGGTCCCCTTACAGTGCGAGCAGCACGGGGTTCTCCAGGCGCGCCTTGAGCGCCTGCATGAACTCCGCAGCCAGCGCCCCGTCGATCACCCGGTGATCGCTCGACAACGTCAGCGACATCACCGTCGCCACCCCGGCCTCACCATCGGTCACCACAGCACGCTGTTCCGCGGCACCAACCGCCAAGATGGCCGACTGCGGCGGATTGATGATTGCGCAGAAATCACGCACCCCATACATGCCCAGGTTGCTGATCGAGAACGATCCGCCCTCGATTTCCTTCTGCTTCAGTTTGCCGTCGCGGGCGCGCTCGATCAGATCCTTGGTGGTCTCGGCCAGCGCACTCATGCCCAGCTTCTCCACACCCCGCACGACCGGAGTCACCAGCCCGGCGGGAGTCGACACCGCCACCGAAATATCGACGGTGTTATAGCGGCGGATCGAATCGCCGTTCCAGCAGGCGTTCGCCGCCGGAATCGCCTGC contains:
- a CDS encoding alcohol dehydrogenase catalytic domain-containing protein, which codes for MRAVVKYAPGADHVELRDVPAPVPGPGQALLEVIYTGVCGTDLHVMRDEYKVNPPVVMGHEVLGRVTRVGSVEDAGWVGKRVVTETFFRCCERCEMCRAGRRNMCENRESIGSFRDGGFAEQVVVPVLNLHEVPNGVPDEIAALAEPLACACNALLLRSSIKAGHKVLVTGPGPMGYLSAQVARASGAEVTLAGIPADAGKLAGLASAGISTTTETPQEMAFDVGIDCSGAAAGASNAMRAVKRGGSFIQVGIFGHDVSVPLDVLIMRELTMTAGFSQVPRAWDLALDLMGREELDLAPAVGPIFALEQWADALHAITEGTHMKVLIDPRSR